A single region of the Camelus ferus isolate YT-003-E chromosome 2, BCGSAC_Cfer_1.0, whole genome shotgun sequence genome encodes:
- the LOC102512854 gene encoding cytochrome P450 2U1 isoform X1, which produces MAAQGLPQPSAEGSPWPLSLLHAPSGLLLLDRTGGALLLLGLAALLGWSWLWRRRARGIPPGPTPWPVVGNFGFVLLPPFLRRKSWPYRRAKAGGLNLSGLGAQLLLAEMAHKYGNICSFFIGHYLVVVLSDFHSVREALVQQAEVFSDRPRVPLISIMTKGKGIVFAHYGPVWKQQRKFSHSTLRHFGLGKLSLEPKIIEEFKYVKEEMQKHGEDPFNPFPIVNNAVSNIICSLCFGQRFDYTNSEFKKMLNFTSRALEICLNNQLLLVNICSWLYYLPFGPFKELRQIEKDLTTFLKKIIKDHRESLDAENPQDFIDMYLLHVEEESKNNSNSSFDEDYLFYIIGDLFIAGTDTTTNSLLWCLLYMSLNPDIQEKVHEEIERVIGADRTPSLTDKAQMPYTEATIMEVQRLNAVVPLSIPHMTSEKTVLQGYTIPKGTIILPNLWSVHRDPTVWEKPDDFYPSRFLDDQGQVIKKETFIPFGIGKRVCMGEQLAKMELFLMFVSLMQSFTFALPKDSKKPILTGKYGLTLAPHPFNIIISKR; this is translated from the exons ATGGCCGCGCAGGGGCTGCCCCAGCCTTCCGCCGAGGGCTCGCCCTGGCCTCTCAGCCTCCTGCACGCGCCCtcggggctgctgctgctggaccGCACGGGCGGCGCGCTGCTGCTGCTCGGCCTGGCGGCGCTGCTGGGCTGGAGCTGGCTGTGGCGCCGCCGGGCGCGGGGCATCCCCCCGGGGCCCACGCCTTGGCCCGTGGTGGGCAACTTCGGCTTCGTGCTGCTGCCGCCTTTCCTGCGACGGAAGAGCTGGCCGTACCGCCGGGCGAAGGCCGGAGGACTGAACCTCTCGGGCCTGGGCGCGCAGTTGCTTCTGGCCGAGATGGCCCACAAGTACGGCAACATCTGCAGCTTCTTCATCGGCCACTACCTGGTGGTGGTCCTCAGCGACTTCCACAGCGTGCGCGAGGCGCTGGTGCAGCAGGCCGAGGTCTTCAGCGACCGCCCGCGGGTGCCGCTCATCTCCATCATGACCAAGGGGAAGG GGATTGTATTTGCACATTATGGTCCAGTCTGGAAACAACAGAGGAAGTTCTCTCATTCAACTCTTCGTCATTTTGGCTTGGGAAAGCTTAGCTTGGAGCCCAAGATTATTGAGGAGTTCAAATATGtgaaagaggaaatgcagaagcATGGAGAAGACCCCTTCAATCCTTTCCCCATTGTCAACAATGCTGTCTCTAACATCATTTGCTCTTTATGTTTTGGCCAGCGCTTTGATTACACCAATAGTGAGTTTaagaaaatgcttaattttaCGTCACGAGCGTTAGAAATCTGTCTGAACAACCAGCTCCTCCTGGTCAACATATGCTCCTGGCTTTATTACCTTCCTTTTGGACCATTTAAGGAATTAAGACAGATTGAAAAGGATTTAAccactttccttaaaaaaatcatcaaagacCATCGAGAGTCTTTGGATGCAGAGAACCCTCAGGACTTCATAGACATGTACCTTCTCCACGTGGAGGAAGAGAGCAAAAATAATAGCAACAGTAGTTTTGATGAAGattacttattttatatcatCGGAGATCTCTTCATTGCTGGGACTGATACCACAACTAACTCTTTGCTTTGGTGCCTTCTGTATATGTCACTGAACCCTGACATCCAAG AAAAGGTTCATGAAGAAATCGAAAGGGTAATTGGTGCCGACCGCACCCCTTCCCTCACTGACAAGGCCCAGATGCCCTACACAGAAGCCACCATCATGGAGGTGCAGAGGCTGAATGCTGTGGTGCCGCTCTCCATTCCTCACATGACCTCAGAGAAAACAG tGCTCCAAGGGTATACCATTCCTAAAGGCACGATAATATTACCCAACTTGTGGTCAGTACATAGAGACCCCACCGTTTGGGAGAAACCAGATGATTTCTACCCCAGTAGATTTCTGGATGATCAAGGACaagttattaaaaaagaaacatttattcctTTTGGGATAG GGAAGCGGGTGTGTATGGGAGAGCAACTGGCAAAGATGGAATTATTCCTGATG
- the LOC102512854 gene encoding cytochrome P450 2U1 isoform X2, with protein sequence MAAQGLPQPSAEGSPWPLSLLHAPSGLLLLDRTGGALLLLGLAALLGWSWLWRRRARGIPPGPTPWPVVGNFGFVLLPPFLRRKSWPYRRAKAGGLNLSGLGAQLLLAEMAHKYGNICSFFIGHYLVVVLSDFHSVREALVQQAEVFSDRPRVPLISIMTKGKGIVFAHYGPVWKQQRKFSHSTLRHFGLGKLSLEPKIIEEFKYVKEEMQKHGEDPFNPFPIVNNAVSNIICSLCFGQRFDYTNSEFKKMLNFTSRALEICLNNQLLLVNICSWLYYLPFGPFKELRQIEKDLTTFLKKIIKDHRESLDAENPQDFIDMYLLHVEEESKNNSNSSFDEDYLFYIIGDLFIAGTDTTTNSLLWCLLYMSLNPDIQEKVHEEIERVIGADRTPSLTDKAQMPYTEATIMEVQRLNAVVPLSIPHMTSEKTGKRVCMGEQLAKMELFLMFVSLMQSFTFALPKDSKKPILTGKYGLTLAPHPFNIIISKR encoded by the exons ATGGCCGCGCAGGGGCTGCCCCAGCCTTCCGCCGAGGGCTCGCCCTGGCCTCTCAGCCTCCTGCACGCGCCCtcggggctgctgctgctggaccGCACGGGCGGCGCGCTGCTGCTGCTCGGCCTGGCGGCGCTGCTGGGCTGGAGCTGGCTGTGGCGCCGCCGGGCGCGGGGCATCCCCCCGGGGCCCACGCCTTGGCCCGTGGTGGGCAACTTCGGCTTCGTGCTGCTGCCGCCTTTCCTGCGACGGAAGAGCTGGCCGTACCGCCGGGCGAAGGCCGGAGGACTGAACCTCTCGGGCCTGGGCGCGCAGTTGCTTCTGGCCGAGATGGCCCACAAGTACGGCAACATCTGCAGCTTCTTCATCGGCCACTACCTGGTGGTGGTCCTCAGCGACTTCCACAGCGTGCGCGAGGCGCTGGTGCAGCAGGCCGAGGTCTTCAGCGACCGCCCGCGGGTGCCGCTCATCTCCATCATGACCAAGGGGAAGG GGATTGTATTTGCACATTATGGTCCAGTCTGGAAACAACAGAGGAAGTTCTCTCATTCAACTCTTCGTCATTTTGGCTTGGGAAAGCTTAGCTTGGAGCCCAAGATTATTGAGGAGTTCAAATATGtgaaagaggaaatgcagaagcATGGAGAAGACCCCTTCAATCCTTTCCCCATTGTCAACAATGCTGTCTCTAACATCATTTGCTCTTTATGTTTTGGCCAGCGCTTTGATTACACCAATAGTGAGTTTaagaaaatgcttaattttaCGTCACGAGCGTTAGAAATCTGTCTGAACAACCAGCTCCTCCTGGTCAACATATGCTCCTGGCTTTATTACCTTCCTTTTGGACCATTTAAGGAATTAAGACAGATTGAAAAGGATTTAAccactttccttaaaaaaatcatcaaagacCATCGAGAGTCTTTGGATGCAGAGAACCCTCAGGACTTCATAGACATGTACCTTCTCCACGTGGAGGAAGAGAGCAAAAATAATAGCAACAGTAGTTTTGATGAAGattacttattttatatcatCGGAGATCTCTTCATTGCTGGGACTGATACCACAACTAACTCTTTGCTTTGGTGCCTTCTGTATATGTCACTGAACCCTGACATCCAAG AAAAGGTTCATGAAGAAATCGAAAGGGTAATTGGTGCCGACCGCACCCCTTCCCTCACTGACAAGGCCCAGATGCCCTACACAGAAGCCACCATCATGGAGGTGCAGAGGCTGAATGCTGTGGTGCCGCTCTCCATTCCTCACATGACCTCAGAGAAAACAG GGAAGCGGGTGTGTATGGGAGAGCAACTGGCAAAGATGGAATTATTCCTGATG